Proteins from a genomic interval of Rosa chinensis cultivar Old Blush chromosome 2, RchiOBHm-V2, whole genome shotgun sequence:
- the LOC112186936 gene encoding UPF0496 protein At4g34320: MMGGNCSKNKGVDAPPPPPPPPPPQQPLESNTKSEYTAHLSSYEAACKLDSGLQSFDVSLQQRTSRVFNSLSTGVEVRSLSLDSLKEVTDCLLEMNQEVVSVILECKKDVWNNQEMFSLVEEYFENSLQTLDFCTALERCLKRAVNNQLIIQAAVRQFEEEVEAGFEGKGCVRTLQELRAFKAAGDPFTEEFFVLFQAVYNQQASMLQKLQVRKRKLDKKLKSVKAWRKVSNVIFVATFVSVLIFSVVAAAIAAPPLVTALAGALAVPIGSVGKWCNMLWSRYERALKGQREIISSMQVGSMITMTDLNNIRVLVEKFEIEIEALLQNADFAIREEDAVKIVMIEINKKLEKFMETIESLSQNADKCGRNIRKARTVILQRIIRHPIK, translated from the coding sequence ATGATGGGAGGAAACTGCAGTAAAAACAAAGGTGTTGATGCTCCACCAcccccgccgccgccgccgccgccacaaCAACCCCTCGAAAGCAATACCAAATCCGAGTACACAGCCCATTTGAGCTCTTATGAGGCAGCCTGTAAGCTCGATTCGGGTTTACAATCGTTTGATGTATCTCTCCAACAGCGCACTAGCCGAGTCTTCAACTCACTTTCCACTGGAGTTGAAGTTAGGTCCCTATCTTTGGACTCACTCAAAGAGGTCACTGATTGTTTGCTTGAGATGAACCAGGAAGTGGTCAGTGTGATTCTCGAATGCAAGAAGGATGTATGGAACAATCAAGAGATGTTCTCTCTAGTGGAGGAGTACTTTGAGAACAGTCTCCAGACATTGGACTTCTGTACTGCCCTCGAGAGATGTCTCAAGCGTGCAGTGAACAATCAGCTGATAATTCAGGCTGCGGTGAGGCAGTTTGAGGAAGAAGTAGAAGCTGGTTTCGAAGGGAAGGGGTGTGTGAGGACATTGCAGGAGTTGAGGGCATTTAAGGCAGCCGGGGACCCTTTCACGGAGGAGTTCTTTGTACTATTTCAGGCAGTTTATAACCAACAGGCATCGATGCTCCAGAAATTGCAAGTCCGAAAGAGAAAGCTTGATAAGAAGTTGAAATCAGTGAAAGCTTGGCGGAAAGTGTCGAATGTTATTTTTGTTGCCACTTTTGTGTCTGTATTGATATTTTCGGTGGTGGCAGCTGCCATTGCTGCACCGCCACTTGTAACCGCCTTGGCAGGTGCACTGGCTGTTCCGATAGGTTCTGTTGGAAAATGGTGTAATATGCTTTGGAGCCGCTACGAGAGGGCTCTGAAAGGGCAGAGGGAGATAATAAGCTCAATGCAGGTTGGAAGTATGATTACAATGACAGACTTGAACAACATCAGGGTGCTTGTTGAGAAATTTGAAATCGAGATTGAGGCACTGCTTCAGAATGCTGACTTTGCTATTAGAGAAGAGGATGCTGTGAAGATCGTGATGATTGAGATCAACAAAAAGCTGGAAAAGTTTATGGAAACCATCGAAAGTTTAAGCCAAAACGCTGATAAGTGTGGCCGGAATATAAGGAAGGCAAGGACAGTGATTTTGCAGAGAATAATTAGGCATCCCATCAAATGA
- the LOC112186935 gene encoding uncharacterized protein LOC112186935, with translation MSMTLNFLGGAPFQLLYDEVKLALSNTRKFKTNLRSLKFTLDCLQPQIIEQIRLQNMQLNLAVQEIQELQRKMDEGIVLIDRLSSLSTWNICIWGDCCNCMTPGYADQLDELNESLRRLLEILRLQSIAQVNQVVILVRTTRDKQDELGKRQLEILSNQQYIIDALRKQQQVVERIERNGVAASTGREGAAPAQVLHLEAVFQAIFDVVVQVKVKNSTFKRLLEDFKFTLDCLKPLVQELAERNKILHFPKEEVLEDFIVYLEKGVELVYKCSKGSLWSRFKKYKYMSNLFELDEYLQRLFNILKLQIENDVKEALVLVSNLEKEIEEIEGSGALQGYHVQGAAAEPQLSKVELDVINIQARSDVKESIDSVRNVEVGDESHKRIEGSSRAPHRIDVAVVKPPSPTMALDIVSIPETLDSATNMEVGVEQTEGTGEKDREIWVVPCKEAEKETSTPTVPVLAAHKRQASVETLLKNNEENYAATGVQEALRSSEKLEVDYTNIKSEYTAHLSSYEAACKLDSGLQSFDVSLQQRTSRVFNSLSTGVEVRSLSLDSLKEVTDCLLEMNQEVVSVILECKEDVWNNQEMFSLVEESFENCLQTLDFCTALERCLKRAVNNQLKIQVVMRRFEEEVEAGFEGKGCVRTLQELRAFKAAGDPFTEEFFVLFQAVYNQQASMLQKLLVRKRKLDKKLKSVKAWRKVSNVIFVATFVSVLIFSVVAAAIAAPPLVTALAGSLAVPIGSVGKWCNMLWSRFERALKGQREIISSMQVGSMITMTDLNNIRVLVEKFEIEIEALLQNADFAIREEDAVKIVMIEINKKLEKFMETIESLSQNADKCGRDIRKARTVILKRIIRHPIK, from the exons ATGTCTATGACTCTGAACTTTCTCGGAGGAGCACCTTTTCAACTGCTCTATGATGAGGTTAAGTTGGCCCTTAGCAATACCAGGAAGTTTAAAACCAACCTCAGAAGTCTCAAATTCACTCTAGATTGTTTACAGCCACAGATCATCGAACAGATTAGATTGCAGAACATGCAGCTGAATCTTGCCGTCCAAGAGATACAAGAACTTCAGAGGAAAATGGATGAGGGCATAGTGCTCATTGACCGGTTGTCGAGCCTCAGCACTTGGAACATCTGCATCTGGGGCGATTGCTGCAACTGCATGACGCCTGGTTATGCGGACCAGCTTGATGAGTTGAACGAATCTCTTAGACGTCTGCTTGAAATACTGAGGCTGCAGTCAATAGCGCAAGTCAACCAGGTCGTGATTTTGGTAAGGACAACAAGGGACAAACAAGATGAATTGGGGAAAAGACAGTTAGAGATTCTTAGCAACCAGCAATATATAATTGATGCGTTGAGAAAGCAGCAGCAAGTAGTAGAGAGGATCGAAAGGAATGGTGTTGCAGCGTCAACCGGAAGAGAAGGAGCTGCTCCTGCTCAGGTGTTGCACCTTGAAGCAGTATTTCAGGCGATATTTGATGTTGTTGTACAAGTAAAGGTTAAGAATTCCACATTTAAAAGACTCCTGGAAGATTTTAAGTTCACGTTGGATTGCTTAAAACCGCTGGTACAAGAGCTAGCAGAACGTAACAAGATATTGCATTTTCCAAAGGAGGAAGTCTTGGAAGATTTCATAGTATATTTGGAGAAGGGTGTAGAGCTCGTTTACAAATGTTCCAAGGGTTCTCTGTGGAGCAGGTTCAAAAAGTACAAGTACATGAGCAATCTTTTTGAATTAGATGAATATCTTCAGAGGCTGTTCAATATACTGAAATTGCAGATAGAAAATGATGTGAAGGAGGCCTTGGTTTTGGTAAGTAACTTAgaaaaggagattgaggaaattgAAGGGAGTGGTGCGCTGCAAGGATATCATGTCCAAGGCGCTGCAGCTGAACCTCAATTGTCTAAGGTTGAATTGGATGTAATTAATATACAAGCCAGAAGTGATGTGAAGGAGTCTATAGATTCAGTAAGGAATGTAGAGGTGGGAGATGAAAGTCACAAGCGAATTGAAGGGAGTAGTCGGGCACCCCATCGAATTGATGTTGCAGTAGTTAagcctccatcacctacaatgGCATTAGATATAGTGAGCATTCCAGAGACATTGGATTCGGCAACAAACATGGAGGTGGGAGTCGAACAAACTGAAGGGACAGGGGAAAAA GATAGAGAAATATGGGTAGTCCCGTGTAAAGAAGCAGAGAAGGAAACCTCAACACCTACAGTTCCTGTTTTGGCTGCTCACAAAAGGCAAGCGTCAGTAGAAACACTTCTGAAAAATAACGAAGAAAACTATGCTGCTACAGGCGTTCAAGAAGCCCTTAGGAGTTCTGAAAAATTAGAGGTGGATTATACCAATATCAAATCCGAGTACACAGCCCATTTGAGCTCTTATGAGGCAGCCTGTAAGCTCGATTCAGGTTTACAATCGTTTGATGTATCTCTCCAACAGCGCACTAGCCGAGTCTTCAACTCCCTTTCCACTGGAGTAGAAGTTAGGTCCCTATCTTTGGACTCACTCAAAGAGGTCACTGATTGTTTGCTTGAGATGAACCAGGAAGTGGTCAGTGTCATTCTCGAATGCAAGGAGGATGTATGGAACAATCAAGAGATGTTCTCTCTAGTGGAGGAGTCCTTTGAGAACTGTCTCCAGACATTGGACTTCTGTACTGCCCTCGAGAGATGTCTCAAGCGTGCAGTGAACAATCAGCTGAAAATTCAGGTTGTGATGAGGCGGTTTGAGGAAGAAGTAGAAGCTGGTTTCGAAGGGAAGGGGTGTGTGAGGACATTGCAGGAGTTGAGGGCATTTAAGGCAGCCGGGGACCCTTTCACGGAGGAGTTCTTTGTACTATTTCAGGCAGTTTATAACCAACAGGCATCAATGCTCCAGAAATTGCTAGTCCGAAAGAGAAAGCTTGATAAGAAGTTGAAATCAGTGAAAGCTTGGCGGAAAGTGTCAAATGTTATTTTTGTTGCCACTTTTGTGTCTGTATTGATATTTTCGGTGGTGGCAGCTGCCATTGCTGCACCACCACTTGTAACCGCCTTGGCAGGTTCACTGGCTGTTCCAATAGGTTCTGTTGGAAAATGGTGTAATATGCTTTGGAGCCGCTTTGAGAGGGCTCTGAAAGGGCAGAGGGAGATAATAAGCTCAATGCAGGTTGGAAGTATGATTACAATGACAGACTTGAACAACATCAGGGTGCTTGTTGAGAAATTTGAAATCGAGATCGAGGCATTGCTGCAGAATGCTGACTTTGCTATTAGAGAAGAGGATGCTGTGAAGATAGTGATGATTGAGATCAACAAAAAGCTGGAAAAGTTTATGGAAACCATCGAAAGTTTAAGCCAAAACGCTGATAAGTGTGGCCGGGATATAAGGAAGGCAAGGACAGTGATTTTGAAGAGAATAATTAGGCATCCCATCAAATGA
- the LOC112187652 gene encoding calcium uniporter protein 2, mitochondrial, whose product MAFKKTLAERIFNISKISTQTLRNCRISSSAVHLRPAAKPRESSIAPEPGDNAIFRRFIHRRAGVAKPEIWSVPIGENLMEKLRSVGIPGSRIRLDGLAPPAPVPVPEKEMVSAPAVMAGLTAEETRKLLRVAQMEAVKAKLREVRKTWVTYSEFVGICTEGCSDPDLGLGFAKSLDESGSVIVLGNAVCLRPEQVAKAIQDLIPIPGATPNDAKMKELEDMEKQKSLIDQKADSLVRRELWLGLGYLVVQTAGFMRLTFWELSWDVMEPICFYVTSMYFMACYAFFLRTSKEPSFEGFFQSRFDAKQKKLMKDHNFDLGRYEELRKACYPFSSSSSELGNPSTAFDGTKRMQMKFGSNVL is encoded by the exons ATGGCGTTCAAGAAAACCCTAGCTGAGCGCATCTTCAATATCTCCAAGATCTCGACCCAAACCCTCAGAAACTGCCGGATTTCCTCGTCGGCGGTGCATCTCCGGCCGGCGGCGAAGCCTCGGGAGTCGAGCATCGCTCCCGAGCCGGGAGACAATGCCATTTTCCGGCGGTTCATTCACAGGAGGGCCGGCGTTGCGAAGCCGGAGATCTGGTCGGTTCCGATCGGCGAGAACCTGATGGAAAAGCTCAGGTCCGTCGGCATTCCCGGAAGCCGGATTCGGTTGGACGGTTTGGCTCCGCCGGCGCCGGTGCCGGTGCCGGAGAAGGAGATGGTGTCTGCGCCGGCTGTCATGGCCGGACTGACGGCGGAGGAGACGAGGAAGTTGTTGAGGGTGGCGCAGATGGAGGCGGTGAAGGCGAAACTCCGGGAGGTGAGGAAAACGTGGGTGACGTATTCGGAGTTTGTTGGGATTTGCACGGAGGGTTGTTCGGATCCGGATCTGGGTCTCGGGTTTGCGAAATCGCTGGACGAGAGTGGCTCCGTTATCGTTTTGGGAAACGCCGTTTGCCTCAGACCCGAACAG GTAGCAAAAGCAATCCAGGACCTCATTCCCATCCCTGGGGCCACTCCAAACGATGCAAAAATGAAGGAGCTAGAAGACATGGAGAAACAGAAATCCCTAATAGACCAGAAAGCCGATTCCTTGGTGCGCAGGGAACTGTGGTTGGGGCTTGGCTATCTCGTTGTCCAAACAGCCGGGTTCATGAGGCTGACCTTTTGGGAACTCTCATGGGATGTGATGGAACCCATCTGTTTCTATGTGACTTCAATGTACTTCATGGCTTGCTATGCCTTCTTCCTCAGGACCTCCAAAGAGCCCTCTTTCGAAGGCTTCTTCCAGAGCCGTTTTGATGCCAAGCAGAAGAAATTGATGAAGGATCACAATTTCGATTTGGGTAGGTATGAGGAGCTTAGAAAAGCTTGTTACccgttctcttcttcttcatcggaGTTAGGCAACCCATCAACTGCTTTTGATGGAACTAAGAGGATGCAAATGAAGTTTGGTTCCAATGTTCTATAA
- the LOC112187761 gene encoding elongation of fatty acids protein 3-like: protein MGRSVIQTLTFWLSEHPSIVGFRWSHANSWGSTWSFLFTAIALYLTISVLLHLLLALLRRKGRPVPLGPIPALHSLFMTLLSFTIFAGITLSSAAEIKETKWFWRRSKTPFQWLLCFPLGTRPSGRVFFWSYIYYLSRFFHMIRTFFTILRRGRVVPFQLFNHSILTFISFMWLEFSQSFQVLAILSTTLVYSVVYAYRFWVAIGLPRAGFAFVVNCQMLLLGCNVACHVGVLLMHFMKGGCNGIGAWGFNSVLNAVILLLFLNFYVKIHWGYGRRVALAAVEEAKAEAAEEEVVRVKDK, encoded by the coding sequence ATGGGTCGGTCCGTGATCCAGACTCTCACGTTCTGGCTCTCGGAGCACCCATCAATCGTCGGGTTCCGGTGGTCTCACGCCAACTCCTGGGGCTCCACATGGTCCTTCCTCTTCACCGCCATCGCCCTTTACCTAACTATCTCCGTCCTCCTTCACCTCCTCCTCGCCCTCCTCCGCCGCAAGGGTCGACCCGTCCCTCTCGGACCTATCCCCGCCCTCCACTCCCTCTTCATGACCCTCCTctccttcaccatcttcgccgGCATCACACTCTCCTCCGCCGCCGAAATCAAAGAAACCAAATGGTTCTGGCGGCGCTCCAAAACCCCCTTCCAGTGGCTCCTCTGCTTCCCCCTCGGGACCCGCCCCTCGGGTCGGGTCTTCTTCTGGTCCTACATCTACTACCTTTCCCGCTTCTTCCACATGATCCGCACATTCTTCACCATCCTCCGCCGCGGCAGAGTAGTCCCCTTCCAGCTCTTCAACCACTCCATCCTCACCTTCATCTCCTTCATGTGGCTAGAATTCTCGCAGTCTTTCCAAGTGCTTGCCATACTTTCGACTACGTTGGTGTATTCTGTTGTTTATGCTTATCGGTTTTGGGTCGCAATCGGGCTGCCGCGGGCCGGCTTCGCGTTCGTGGTGAACTGCCAGATGCTGCTGCTGGGCTGCAATGTGGCCTGCCACGTTGGGGTTCTGCTGATGCATTTCATGAAAGGCGGGTGTAATGGAATCGGGGCTTGGGGTTTCAATTCGGTGCTGAATGCGGTGATTCTGTTGCTGTTCTTGAACTTCTACGTGAAGATACATTGGGGTTATGGGAGGAGGGTCGCGTTGGCTGCGGTGGAGGAGGCCAAGGCTgaggcggcggaggaggaggtggtTAGAGTCAAGGACAAATAG